CCTGTGCCTGACGGCTGATCTCCCAATCCGCCGCGCTGTAGTTGCCCTGACCCTTTCGGCATTGCCGGGCACGACGGATTTCGTCCTGCATGAAGGTCTTGGCCTCCGGGCTGAGGCTGTTGGAATTGGCCCGGGTCTCCATCGACGTGAGGTCGCGGTCGGACGGGCACACGTTGGCGGGCGGTCGGGGCGGCTCCGAACTGCCGATCGGCGCCGGCTCGCTCGGTCCCGGGCGCCGGGCGTTGTCGCCCGAGGTGTCCACCACATTGCCCTGCAGCGCCCGCGCCGTCAGCGGTTCACCTTGGGTGGCGCACGGCTGGTCCGAATAGCGGATCTTGTCGCCGATCCGGCATTTCCAGACCTCGCCGGCCCACGCCGGACTGGCCGCCAACGCGACCCACAGCAGCACGACGGCCTTGGACATCCTGGTCTCCCCTTCTGCAAGCACCTTGGGCGACGTCGTTCCACGTCGCCACCTCCGTCTCAACGGGCCAGCTGGAAATGAAGTTGACACATCAGCAACGCCCGGACGTTTCCGGCGGTAACGATCGCACCGGCGACGGATCAGCCCGCCACCAGTCCGGCCTCCACGAGGAACTTGGACGGCCGCGCCGGGTCGAAGCCCAAGGTCAGCCGATGCCGTGCGCGGGTCATCGCGACATACAGCAGGTTGCGGTTCTCGGTGGCGCCCACCTCACCGGCGAACTCGCCACGCGACAAATACGGAATCACGACGTGGTCGAACTCCAGTCCCTTGGACGCCTCGATGCTGGACAAGCTCACGCGCCGATTGGCCCGCATCCGCGATCGGCGTCCGTCCAGCTCATGCAGCAGTCGGAACACATCGGGCAGGTCGCGGTCCGCTTCCAGCAGGGCCATCTGCACCAGGGCCTCCAGGTTATCGCGGACCTCGGCGATGTCATCTTGACGCACCAGCACCAGACCGGCCAGCCGACGCGGCTGCAACGCCCGCAGGAACGCATCGCCAAAGGTCTGCAGGTCGCCGTGGGCCAGCACCGCCATAGCAGCGCCGAGCAGTTCCAAGGCGGTGGGATCGCCGTTGCGCAGGATCTGGCCGTCGATGAAGATGCGCATGCCATCAGGATGCGCCACCGCCTCCTGGATGGCCTGGCGCTGCGCCGTCACGGCATCGACCTGGCGGAGTTCATCGCTCTCGATCCAGGCCCCGGCAAACAGCAGCATGGCCGCCAAGGTGTCGGCGCGCAGTGCGGGATCCTCGAATCCCGAATAGTCGCCGCTGCAATAGGCCTGCATGCCGCGCACCAGCAGGATCTCCCGCCGGCGCAGGAAGGACTGGAAGCCGTCGCTGACGTAGTCCACGCCCAAGGCCAGCAGCGATCGCTCCAGCAGGACCGACTGCGCCGGCCGGCGCAGCAGGATGCGCAGCGAATGCAGCTCGTGCTGCGCCATGTGCGATTGCGCCAGACGCGCCACCAGGGTCGCCATCACCGCCGGCGATTCGGCATGCAGCGCCTGGATCTCGGTGTCCTGATGGCCGAAGGCGGCATAGGGCTTGCGCGCGAGCCCACCCGCAGCACGCGCCAGCGACGGGCCGAACCGGTGGCTGGCGGTCAGCGGCAGTCGCTCCGGCTGGCCGATCTCGCGCACGAAATGCTCCCGCATGAAGCCGGCCTCGGCACCGGCCTGCGAATGGATCACCTGGTCCCGATCACCCACGCCGACAAAGGCCGCGCGTCGGTTGTGCGTGAGCAGCGCCTGAAGCAGCGTGAACATCACCCGGTTGGTGTCGTGCATCTCGTCCACCACGATCAAGGCCAAGCCGAGCTGCAGCGGCGAATCCTCATAGGACAGCAAACCGCCCAGCACCGCGCAGGCCAGGTCGTAGCTCGCATCGCCCGCATGGCGGAAGGCGGGATGGTCGGCTTGCGGACTGCGGCGGATCGACTCGAAGGCATTGCGCACCCGCAGCGTCAGGTAGTCCACGCCCAACTCGTCCGCCACGTCCGGACTCATCGGCTGGTCCTCGGGCAGTTGCTCGATCAGCATGCGGCCCTTGAGCACCGCGAAGGATTTCAGCAGGCCTTCCACCAGCGCGGCCGGCGAAGCCCCGGTGGCCAGCAGCTCGGGATGCCGCTCCAGCGGTTGGGTCAGTGCATGGTCGATCGCCCTGAGCACGTAAGGCCGCACCTGTTCCTGCGTGCGCAGCGTCAGCACCGGCGTGCCTTCCATCTGCTGCAGGATCCAGGCGCTGAAAGATTCGAAGGTGTGCAGGCGCAGCGCGGCGATGTGGTCCGGCGAGACACCGATGTGCCGCAGTTGGTCGATCAGCGCCTGCACCGCCGGTTCGGTGTAGGTGAGCGCCAGGATCATGTCCGGGCGCGCGCCGCGCACCAGCGCCTGGCCGATGCGCAGCGCCAGCGTGGTCGTCTTGGCTGCGCCGGCATTGGCTTCCACCAGGAGGTGGCGCACCCGCGCGGTCTGGATGGCGAGCTGCTCCGGCGTCGGATGAAGGGAGGCGGGGACAAAGATCGGATCGGACATCGCGGCAGGCTCAGGAGAACGCCCCCCGAGCGGGTGGCGGTGGCCGCCATCGAGGGGTGATGCGCTGCATTGTCCGCGCATCCCGGGCAGGCATGAGGCAGGCACCAGGTGCGCGTCCGATCCGAGACCCGCCACGCCGCTGGCCGGCTGCCGTCAAGGCGACGGTGGCGCCTCGGTCATCAGTCTCAACAGGTGTTCCCGCACGACCTGCACATGCTCTTGCATTGCCGCCGCGGCGTGGGCCGGATGGCGCGCGATCAAGGCCCGGACCAGCCGACGGGCGCGGCGTCCCCACCGATCCGGATCCCGTGGCGAATGCTCGCCGAACGAGCGACGGAAGGCTTCCACCAGGCAGTTGCGTGGATGCATGAGTTCAATCGCATGCGGGTTGTCGCCCAGGGTGTCGATGAACTCGTACAGCCCGCGCTCGGCGTCGAAGAAGTCGGTGCTCCCGCTGCGTCGGCAGGCCGCCTCGAACACGACGAGAAGCGCCTCGGCCTGCACCAGTTGCTCGTCGGTGCGCAGCGCGCAGGCCTTGCGCACCAACATGGTCTGCAGCGCCTGGCGAATGTCGAAAAATCGATTCAACGTCGCTTCATCGATGTCGCGGACGACCGCCCCGCGATTCATCTTCATCTCGACCATGCCGTCGCCTTGCAACTGCAACAGCGCCTCACGCACCGGCACATTGCTCACTTCGTAATGAAGGCCGAGTTCGCGCAGTGTCAGATGCCGGCCCAATGCCCATTGGCCGGCCACGATGTCCTCCCTGATCTGTTGCCGAAGACGCAAATAGGTGGGGGTGTTGATCGGCGTTTTCTTGGCGGCCATGAAGATTCGGCATTGAGCGATCGGCTGGCCACTTTAGCCACCGAAGTGCAGCCCATGTCCTCGCGCGCCAGACCCGCGACTCGGTCCTTGCCGTTCATCAAGCATTGAATCAACGACAAAGCCCACTTCCGCTATTGCCCACCTGTCATGGCTAGAAAATCCCGGCGGTCCATCTCAATGTGAGCCATGGCCGCCTGGACCGCTGTTTCCGAATCGCCACACTCCAGCGCCGCCATCAGGCGCTCGATGTCGAGGCCGCGGCGTGCCGCATCCCGAATCAGCGGCGAGCCGCCGCAGATTCGCGCCAGGCATTCCTGCCCGATGCGCAGCAGGTCCAACGCCAGATCGTTGTGCCCCATTTGCAGGACACGCCACCGAAACGCTGACTCCGCCGAAGTGATGGCGCCCAGGTCGCCCTGTCGCACGGCCGCCTGAAACGCCGCAGCCAACGCCTTCGCATCGGCCCAGACCTCAGGCGCCGCGGCCGGCGAGGCGGTGCGAATCAGGAGCTCGGTCAGCGCCGCGCGCGTTTGCAGAATGTCCTCTGCCAGCTTGTGTTGCGGCGACATCGCGGCAGTCAACAACCGGGTGGGCAATGGCGGTGGGGCGCGCGTCATGCAGACTCCTGAATGGATCGCCATTCTGAATTTGATAATCTGCGCGCCGAGGCATTTCGAAGCGTTTCGAGTCGTTTGGCGGCCTCGCTGTCAAACAATCGGCCGTTGCTTGATCTTGCACAAGCGGGGTGCACATTCCACTTGCATTCAAGGACGAGCTACATTCTCGGCTGGGAGACATCGCGACACAGAGGCAAACGCCCGTCGCTCATTCCGGAGTTGGCCGAATGCCAAAGTCTCTGAAACAAGTCCTCAACCAGATCGAAAAACTTCAAAAAGAAGCGGACGCCATGCGGGCCCGCGAAGTGTCGGGCGTGGTCGCGCGAATCCGCGAGGCCATTGAACACTATGGACTGACGCCGGAAGAGCTGTTCGGATCCACTGGCCGTGCGCCGGTGCGGGGCCGTGTCGGCGCCAAGGCCGCTGCGTCGAAACCGGGTCGCCGTGGTGGTGCCGCCAAACGCGGCCCGGCGGTGCGCAAGTCTGCCGGCTCGCCGAAATATCAGGACGGCGCCGGCCGCACCTGGACCGGTGTGGGCAAGCGTCCCAACTGGTTCAAGGAAGCCATCGCTTCCGGCAAGACGGCGGAAGATCTGCTCATCCAGGGCTGAAGCCGACGAAGAAACGCCCGGGTGGATCGGGCCCGATCCCCGGGCGTGTCGGCGTGTGAAGCCTGGCAGAGCCCGGCGCCTTTGGCAGACCCGGGCCAGGCTCGAATCGCCGGTTCTGCCGCCCGTGCTCTGGGCATGGACGCGCCGGGGCACGTCCATCCGTCGAAAGCCTTCAGGCTTTTGATGGGCGGTGAATCTCCGCCACTTCCTTCATCGCGACCAGTGTCGTCATCGCCAACCAGGCGGAATGCATCTTGGCTGCCATCTCGTCATAAGACTCGGAATGGCTTTGTGCCCCCTGGAGTGCATCGGCCATCTTGGCCTGCAGCTTCACGATCGAACGGGACACCTCCCCTCGCGATTCGGAACGCTTGAGCCACTTCTGCTGCTGCGCCTCGCCCAGGTGGGAGAAGTGGTCCTCGAGGATCGACTTCAGCAGCTGAGTGGCCAGTTGGTCGTTGCCAGTGACCTCGGGATCCAAATCCCCGCCGGCGCCGAGCAGCTGTTGGCCGAGCGCCGAGGCCTTGTCAGCCGCCTCGTTCACCCGCTTGGCACCGGCGCCCGCGCCATAGGAGTCCTTCGACTTCCACAACTTCATGGGGCCCGCGTTCGCCTCCGCCACGAAGCCGCGGGCTGCGTTCACCACGAATTCGGACATCTGTTGGCCCTGCTCGGTGTTGCGGTCGGTCCATTTGGACCTGAGATCCTGCAGCCGGGCGGATTGGGGGCTGGGCGAAGTGGAACGCTCGGGCAACCCAGGCGCCGCCTCCAGCGCCCGTGCGGCCCACCTCGTCGAGACCCGCACACTGGCACGATGCATCTGCTGGAGTCGCGGCGGCAATGCCGGGGCCGCATCTGCCGCTTCGCTCGCGCTCAGGGGGGACGACCGTCCGCTGGAGAAGGTGGAATCAGAGAGCGATGAAACGCCCGGACTCATCGGTGTGGAGGGCGACACCGGCGAGCGTCTCGGCAATGGCGGCGTTTCAACGCCCACGCGCTCGCGCACCGGCGGCGAGCGCGTGGGCAGCGGCGGCCGCGAGCCGCTGATGGTGGCGTATTCCACGGTGGACTCGTCCACTTGCGCGGCGCCCTTGGCGCGCGACGCCACCGCGCCCCGGGAAGCCTCGCCCGAGTTTCCCCAGTCGACGGTGGTGTAGTTGAGATCGCCGCCGACTTTGCGAACGGTGGTGTAGACGACGCCCGAATCGGCCGAATCCGCCGAATCTGCCGAGTCTGCCAATCGGACAGGCCGGCGCGTCGCGAGTTTTGACGCTTCGGCGTGATGTTGCAGATCGAGATCGGCGTAGACCAGCTCCTTGCTGCCCGGCTCCCCCACCGGTGAACCGGGACGCGAGCCCGGCGGCGCGCCGGCTGCCGGGAGCGCAGCGGTGGCGATCGGCTGCAGCTTGGGTTTTGCGGCCAGCATGGGGCGTGGACCCGATGGCCTGGTGCCGGGCGTCCCACCGCCCACCGGTTTCGTGCCGCCCAACTCAAGTTGTGAGGGACGCAAGCCGACACCGCCGAACTTCTGGGCCAGAGCGCGCACAGGCAGGGCCGCCGCGGACGTTTCCGAGGCACGGGCGCCCGCGAATTCCTCGGCGACGGCCTGCGCATGCGCCATCAGCACGGCTTCGCGACTGCCGCCGGGCTTGAGCGCTCGCGCAAACGCGGAGCCCCGCAGGGCCTGCCCGTTCTTCAACATCTCCAGACCCGCGCGTTCCAACGCCTGGGCTGTGACCGGTCTGCCCTGTGCCTGCAGCGCCGCGGCCGTCTCGCGTTGATGCAGCAGCACCGCCACCTCGCCGGACTCGTCCTGACCGCTGTTGCAGCCGATGGCGATGGTCCCGTCGGGGCTGGCCTCGTGAATGGTCTTGATCTGCTGCGTCAGCGTCGGGACATCGCTGCCCAGTGCGACGCGATGCAGCCGCATCTCGGCGACCTGAGGTCCATCCACGATCCGGTCCACCGACACCTGAACCAGGTCAGGCAACCCGCCGTCCGTCATCATGGGTTGCCACGACGCCTTCGCATTGGGATCGAATTTGCGGAGGTCAAAGGCCCGGTCCAGCATCTGCTGCGGACGGCCCTTCTTGGCGGTGTTCTCCACCATCACGACATCGCCGACCTTCTGTTCCAGAAATCCCGCCAGCAGGGTCGCCATCCCGCGAGGCGTCCCGTTCGACATGTTCGAGTAACTGGGCACCAAGGGCTGGAACACCAAGGCCTCGCGCGCGCCGTCGGTGCCCAGTGGAATCCGTGTGGCATTCGCTCGGGCGTTCGGGCTGTCGACCAACGACGCCAGCTCCGGGCTCAGGGTCTGGCCATACTGCTCGTGCACCTGCAGCAAGTGCTCGGCACGGACCGGCGAACAGCCGCTGTAAGGCACCAGGCTCCGATCCGTGAAGCTGACCTCCGCGGCCAAGGACGGACCCGGAGCGGGACGACTCGTTTTGTGGACAGTCGCGTAGTCGACCGAATCACCGGCGTCGACATGGGCTGGCGCGCCGCCGCCCAACGTGGGGCGAAAGGCGAGGCTTGAGTGGGGCATGGGCAGAGACTCCTGAACTGCGATTGAACGGCCCGTGCGATGCAGGGATCGACCAGGCGTGAGCCCTTGTAGTCGCCGCTCCCCGCCCACCGTTCAGCAGCAGCTGTCACCCGATTACCACCCAAATCTCTGTTCAGCTCGCATGAACAAGTGATGCCGGCCTGGATGGCCGCGTCAGGAGCGCGCCTTCACCAGACCTTGCAGCGCTCCGCCGCTGGCTTGACCATCTTTTGGCCCGGCTTGCACTGGAAGGCCTTTTCGAACTCCGGCATGTTCACCGCGACGCCGTTGATGCGATAGCGCCCCGGCGAGTGCGGATCGGTCAACGCCTTGACGCGTTCGTACTCGGGCCGCGCCTGGCTGCAATCCCACTGGGCAAAGCCCACGAAGAAGCGCTGCTCGGGGGTGAGACCGTCGACCGACACCGGCGACAGGTCCGCCACCTGGGCCTTCCAGGCCGCATAGGCCAGCACCAGGCCGCCGAGATCGGCCAGGTCTTCGCCCAGCGTCAGCTTGCTGTTGATGCGGATGTCGTCCACCACCACATAGCGGGCGTACTGGTTGGCGACGCAGGCCGCGCGCTGTTCGAAGGCCTTGCCATCCTTCTGGGTCCACCAGTCGCGCAGATTGCCCTGGGCGTCGAACTGGCGGCCTTCGTCATCGAAACCGTGGATCAACTCGTGACCGATGGTGCCGCCTGTGTTGCCGTAGTTGGGCGCGTCATCCATCTTCGGGTCGAACAGCGGCGGCTGCAGCACGCCGGCCGGGAAGTTGATGTCGTTCATCTGCGCGTCGTAATAGGCATTGACGGTCTGCGGCGTCATGCCCCACTCGCCGCGGTCCAGCGGCTTGCCGATCTTGGCCAGTTGCCGACGCAGCTCGAAGGCATTGCCGCGCATGACATTGCCGGCGAGGTCGTCCCGGGTGACCGACAGCGCGCTGTAGTCACGCCAGCGATCCGGGTAGCCCACCTTGTTGACGATGGCATGGAGCTTCTCGGCCGCCCGCTTGCGGGTGGCGCCACTCATCCAGGTCAGCGACTCGATGCGCGCGGCCATCGCGTCCTCGATCTGGCGGGTCATCATCAGCGTCTTCTCTTTCAGCTCGGGGCTGAAGTTGCGCGAGACGAATTCCTGGCCCAGCGCTTCGCCCAGTTGCGCATCCACCAGCTCCACGCAGCGCTTCCAGCGCGCCTTGAGCTGGGGCACGCCCTGCAGCGTCTGGCCGAAGAAGTCGAAGTTGGCCCGCACCACGTCAGCCGACAGCGTCGGCGCCTGGCTGCTCAGCAGCTGCCAGCGCAGGTAATGGCGAATCTGCGCGAGATCGCGCCGCTTGAGCTGGGCCGCGAACGCTTTGAAGAAGGCGGGGTCAGTGACGTTGAAGGTGGCAAGCGGCGCCAGGCCCAAGGCGCGCTGATAGGCGGACCAGTCAAAGCCCGGCGTCAGGGCCTGCAGGCCGGCGGCGCGGGTGGGATGGAAGCTCTTGTAGGGATCTCGCTTGTCCACCCGGCTCAGCGAGGCACGTGCCAGCGCGGTCTCCAGTGACAGCACCTGGGCGGCCTGCTCGCGGGCGGCGTTCGGCGCATCCCCCAGCAGCTCGAAGCCCCGGGCCACATGGGCCACGAACTGCTCACGCAGCCGACGGGATTTCTCATCGTCCTTGAAGTAGTACGCGCGGTCCGGCAGGCTCAGGCCGCCGGCGTAGGCGAAGGCGATCACCTGGGTCGACGCCTTCAGATCCTGTCCGGATGCGAAGTGGAAAAACAGCCGTTCGTTGTTGGTTGCGAGATGCAGTGCGGCGAGCAGGGCGGGCAGCTCGGACCGGTGCTTGAGCGCGTCGATGCGCGACAACAGCGGACGCAACGGCGCCACGCCATGACGTTCGGCCGCGTCTTCGTCCATGCAGGCCGCGAAGTAATCGCCCATGCGGGCCTGGTTGGCGGTTCGCGCGGGATCCGCGGCGGACAGCTTGTCCAGGATGCCCCAGAGGTAGCGCTGATTCTCATTGGCCATCTTGGCGTAGACCGACCAGCGCGCCTGGTCCGAGGGGATCGGATTGTTGGCCATCCAGCCGCCGCAGGCGAACTGGTAGAGGTCTTCGCAAGGATCGGCGGTCCGGTCCATCGACGCGGTGTCGAGGCTGGGCGTGTAGGGCAGCCGATCCAGCGGCTGCTCCGTCACGGATGCGGAAGCCGGCGCCGAGGCCGCCGCTGCGGTCTGTGCCACGGCGGGCCCGACCCCGAGCGTCCCCAACACGCCGAGGGCGCCGAGCCCTGCCAACACAAGCGCACCCAGGCGCGGACGGAAGAACTCGGGCTCGCGCGACGCGCGGACCTGCTGCAGGCGTTGGTGAGAGGCGGACATGCTGAAGGGCGTGTTGATGCTGTGCGGCATTCTCCGGCAGCGGCCCTCGCCCGACCATGTCCATGCGTCAACGGCCGGGAAAGCGTTGTATCCGGGCCCAGACCCGTACGGCCGCACGGCCACCGGGCGGGCACCCAGGGTCAGCGATGACCGGCCTCTTCCAATGCCACCTCTTTCAGTGCGGCCAGGGTCGTGAGCGCCAGCAACCGGCGGTTCATCGCCGACGAAGGAGGGGGTCGCGACGCGGCGCCATGGAGCGCGGTTGCCGTATGGAGCTGCACCTCGCTTTGCAATGCCTGAAGCTGCCTGCGAAGTTGGCCGCGTGACTCGACCCGCTTGCGCCACCTGCTCTGGGCCTGAGGCGGCAGGGTTTGAAAGTGGGACTTCAGCAGGAATTTCATCAGGTCGACAGCGCGGTCGGCCGTGCCGCGTTGTTGAACAGACAGCGGCTTGTGGTCGCCGAACAGGCCATCGGCCACCCGTTTCGCTCGCACGGCGGCGGCACAAACGTCAGCGACCGCCACCTGCGACCTAGAGGACCCCCTCGACGGGAGCAGCTGGCGCAGGCCCCTTTCAGCCTGCGTGAATGCCCGGACGGTCTGGGCGAGGAAGCTGTCCATGTCCAGACCGTCGCGCTGCCGCAGATCCGTCCAATGTTCAGCAAGCCTGACGGTGCTGTGGAACATCCGCTCAGGCCCTTGCGGGCCTGTTTCCAAGATCGTCTCCAGCTCGCGGGCGACGATTCGATTCGCAAAGTCCCTGAGACCCGTCATCGAACGTTGAAGGGGTGGCAACGACTGAAATGGCGGCATCTCGGGCGGGCGGAAAGGGGCCAGGGTTTCGTAGACGTTC
The Roseateles amylovorans genome window above contains:
- a CDS encoding UvrD-helicase domain-containing protein; its protein translation is MSDPIFVPASLHPTPEQLAIQTARVRHLLVEANAGAAKTTTLALRIGQALVRGARPDMILALTYTEPAVQALIDQLRHIGVSPDHIAALRLHTFESFSAWILQQMEGTPVLTLRTQEQVRPYVLRAIDHALTQPLERHPELLATGASPAALVEGLLKSFAVLKGRMLIEQLPEDQPMSPDVADELGVDYLTLRVRNAFESIRRSPQADHPAFRHAGDASYDLACAVLGGLLSYEDSPLQLGLALIVVDEMHDTNRVMFTLLQALLTHNRRAAFVGVGDRDQVIHSQAGAEAGFMREHFVREIGQPERLPLTASHRFGPSLARAAGGLARKPYAAFGHQDTEIQALHAESPAVMATLVARLAQSHMAQHELHSLRILLRRPAQSVLLERSLLALGVDYVSDGFQSFLRRREILLVRGMQAYCSGDYSGFEDPALRADTLAAMLLFAGAWIESDELRQVDAVTAQRQAIQEAVAHPDGMRIFIDGQILRNGDPTALELLGAAMAVLAHGDLQTFGDAFLRALQPRRLAGLVLVRQDDIAEVRDNLEALVQMALLEADRDLPDVFRLLHELDGRRSRMRANRRVSLSSIEASKGLEFDHVVIPYLSRGEFAGEVGATENRNLLYVAMTRARHRLTLGFDPARPSKFLVEAGLVAG
- a CDS encoding GntR family transcriptional regulator; the protein is MAAKKTPINTPTYLRLRQQIREDIVAGQWALGRHLTLRELGLHYEVSNVPVREALLQLQGDGMVEMKMNRGAVVRDIDEATLNRFFDIRQALQTMLVRKACALRTDEQLVQAEALLVVFEAACRRSGSTDFFDAERGLYEFIDTLGDNPHAIELMHPRNCLVEAFRRSFGEHSPRDPDRWGRRARRLVRALIARHPAHAAAAMQEHVQVVREHLLRLMTEAPPSP
- a CDS encoding FCD domain-containing protein; translation: MTRAPPPLPTRLLTAAMSPQHKLAEDILQTRAALTELLIRTASPAAAPEVWADAKALAAAFQAAVRQGDLGAITSAESAFRWRVLQMGHNDLALDLLRIGQECLARICGGSPLIRDAARRGLDIERLMAALECGDSETAVQAAMAHIEMDRRDFLAMTGGQ
- a CDS encoding H-NS histone family protein, translated to MPKSLKQVLNQIEKLQKEADAMRAREVSGVVARIREAIEHYGLTPEELFGSTGRAPVRGRVGAKAAASKPGRRGGAAKRGPAVRKSAGSPKYQDGAGRTWTGVGKRPNWFKEAIASGKTAEDLLIQG
- a CDS encoding M13 family metallopeptidase, which produces MSASHQRLQQVRASREPEFFRPRLGALVLAGLGALGVLGTLGVGPAVAQTAAAASAPASASVTEQPLDRLPYTPSLDTASMDRTADPCEDLYQFACGGWMANNPIPSDQARWSVYAKMANENQRYLWGILDKLSAADPARTANQARMGDYFAACMDEDAAERHGVAPLRPLLSRIDALKHRSELPALLAALHLATNNERLFFHFASGQDLKASTQVIAFAYAGGLSLPDRAYYFKDDEKSRRLREQFVAHVARGFELLGDAPNAAREQAAQVLSLETALARASLSRVDKRDPYKSFHPTRAAGLQALTPGFDWSAYQRALGLAPLATFNVTDPAFFKAFAAQLKRRDLAQIRHYLRWQLLSSQAPTLSADVVRANFDFFGQTLQGVPQLKARWKRCVELVDAQLGEALGQEFVSRNFSPELKEKTLMMTRQIEDAMAARIESLTWMSGATRKRAAEKLHAIVNKVGYPDRWRDYSALSVTRDDLAGNVMRGNAFELRRQLAKIGKPLDRGEWGMTPQTVNAYYDAQMNDINFPAGVLQPPLFDPKMDDAPNYGNTGGTIGHELIHGFDDEGRQFDAQGNLRDWWTQKDGKAFEQRAACVANQYARYVVVDDIRINSKLTLGEDLADLGGLVLAYAAWKAQVADLSPVSVDGLTPEQRFFVGFAQWDCSQARPEYERVKALTDPHSPGRYRINGVAVNMPEFEKAFQCKPGQKMVKPAAERCKVW